One genomic window of Nicotiana sylvestris chromosome 10, ASM39365v2, whole genome shotgun sequence includes the following:
- the LOC104224497 gene encoding probable CoA ligase CCL5: MAQFSNGSTVDPRTGYSPADSTFYSKRDPIPLPANEALDVTTFISSRAHRGKVAFIDATTGQQLTFSDVWNAVESLATCLSIDMGIRKGNVVLLLSPNSIYFPIVCLAVMSLGAIITTTNPLNTPREINKQIKDSNPVIAFTIPELLPKLVDSNLPIILINNQTTNLTQKDNFNFKILGNLENLIQKKPVQSRLKERVTQDDTATLLYSSGTTGASKGVVSSHRNLIAMVQTIVGRFKLDQGEQTFICTVPMFHIYGLAAFAAGLLASGSTVVVLSKFEMDEMLLSIHKYKATYLPLVPPILVALVNNAEVIKKKYDLSSLKKVLSGGAPLSKEVIEGFLEKYPSVAILQGYGLTESTAIGASTDSLEESRRYGTAGMLSPSMSAKIVDPESGKAFPVNKTGELWLRGPTIMKGYFSNEEATASTLDSEGWLRTGDLCYIDEDGFIFVVDRLKELIKYKGYQVPPAELEALLLTHPEISDAAVIPFPDKDVGQFPMAYVVRKSGSSLSESAVMDFIAKQVAPYKRIRRVAFVASIPKNPSGKILRKDLIKLATSKL, translated from the exons ATGGCACAGTTTAGCAATGGCTCAACCGTCGATCCAAGAACCGGCTATTCTCCGGCGGACTCAACATTCTACAGTAAACGAGACCCAATTCCCTTGCCAGCAAATGAAGCTCTCGACGTGACAACTTTCATATCATCACGAGCACACCGCGGCAAAGTCGCTTTCATCGACGCCACAACAGGGCAGCAACTCACTTTCTCCGACGTCTGGAACGCCGTCGAATCTTTAGCCACGTGTCTCTCTATCGACATGGGAATTCGTAAGGGCAACGTAGTTCTTCTCCTCTCACCAAACTCCATCTATTTCCCCATTGTTTGCCTCGCCGTCATGTCCCTCGGCGCTATTATCACCACAACAAACCCCCTCAACACCCCACGTGAAATTAACAAACAGATCAAAGATTCAAACCCTGTAATCGCTTTCACAATCCCTGAACTCCTCCCTAAGCTCGTCGATTCTAATCTCCCGATTATTCTTATCAACAATCAAACAACAAATCTTACTCAAAAGGATAATTTTAATTTCAAGATTTTGGGTAATTTAGAGAATTTGATTCAGAAAAAACCTGTTCAAAGCAGATTGAAAGAGCGAGTGACACAAGATGATACGGCTACTCTGCTTTATTCTTCAGGAACTACTGGTGCAAGTAAAGGAGTTGTTTCATCTCATAGAAATTTAATTGCTATGGTTCAAACAATTGTGGGTCGGTTCAAATTAGACCAGGGAGAACAAACTTTTATATGTACGGTACCCATGTTTCATATTTACGGTTTAGCAGCTTTTGCAGCAGGATTATTAGCTAGTGGATCGACAGTCGTGGTACTATCGAAATTTGAAATGGACGAAATGTTATTATCAATTCACAAATACAAAGCAACTTATTTACCACTCGTGCCACCAATTCTTGTTGCTTTAGTGAATAATGCTGAGGTGATTAAAAAGAAATATGATTTGAGCAGTTTAAAGAAAGTTCTTTCTGGGGGTGCACCGTTAAGTAAGGAAGTAATTGAAGGGTTTTTGGAGAAATATCCTAGTGTGGCAATTTTGCAAGGGTATGGGTTGACTGAATCAACGGCAATTGGGGCGTCAACGGATTCGTTAGAGGAGAGCCGGAGATATGGGACGGCGGGGATGTTGTCGCCGAGCATGTCGGCAAAAATTGTGGATCCGGAAAGTGGGAAGGCTTTTCCGGTGAATAAGACCGGTGAACTTTGGCTAAGGGGACCTACCATTATGAAAg GTTATTTCAGTAATGAAGAAGCTACTGCCTCAACTTTAGACTCAGAGGGATGGTTAAGAACTGGAGATCTCTGTTATATAGATGAGGACGGTTTCATTTTTGTGGTTGATAGATTAAAGGAGCTGATCAAATATAAGGGTTATCAG GTTCCTCCAGCAGAGTTAGAGGCTTTGTTGCTCACTCATCCAGAAATTTCTGATGCTGCTGTTATACC GTTTCCGGATAAGGATGTCGGACAGTTTCCTATGGCATATGTAGTAAGAAAATCTGGAAGTAGTCTGTCAGAGAGTGCAGTCATGGATTTTATTGCCAAACAG GTGGCTCCATACAAGAGAATCCGGAGAGTTGCATTTGTGGCTTCCATACCCAAGAATCCTTCTGGCAAAATACTCAGGAAGGATCTGATAAAGCTAGCAACATCTAAACTTTGA